One Saprospiraceae bacterium genomic region harbors:
- a CDS encoding DUF2236 domain-containing protein — MCPKPGHVLESTKLLVNFAARRVMETAQYVFAVNNQNWYKPGNPGLESIQRVRLMHAGMRMALLNDPRPERKWDLEYLGVPINQEDLALTNHLFSLAMIQGLDDMGIHLYQDEREAILHTWQHIGQSMGICKEMYVTDYKDAWDQYKTIFNRQSNVINKDGPVLTRALLESLGQMVNKNLSIEMLEDITNYFLNDNRAWKSLGLHKPSITDRIFDGIAHIITSLKIWQNLFHHENNTIRNGWLNHIINYLVCKRFGLEYHYDKYPKTNLLETVSKIILNELSKRDLQNFEGGYTLNPQKPFFFENSLLYEEWDLGSFNLDVNDDDINRQ; from the coding sequence ATGTGTCCGAAACCAGGACACGTGTTGGAGAGTACGAAGTTGCTTGTGAATTTTGCTGCCAGAAGAGTGATGGAGACGGCACAATACGTATTTGCAGTCAACAATCAGAACTGGTACAAACCCGGAAATCCCGGTCTCGAATCCATACAACGCGTACGACTGATGCATGCAGGAATGCGGATGGCTTTGCTCAATGATCCCAGACCCGAACGCAAATGGGATCTTGAATACCTCGGTGTCCCCATCAATCAGGAAGACCTGGCCTTGACCAATCATTTATTCAGCCTGGCCATGATACAGGGACTGGACGATATGGGGATCCATCTCTATCAGGATGAACGAGAGGCCATATTGCACACCTGGCAACATATCGGACAAAGCATGGGCATCTGCAAAGAAATGTATGTAACGGATTACAAGGATGCGTGGGACCAATATAAAACTATTTTTAACAGACAATCGAACGTCATCAACAAAGATGGTCCGGTACTGACCAGAGCACTCCTCGAATCTCTGGGGCAAATGGTCAATAAAAATTTATCGATTGAAATGCTGGAGGACATCACGAATTATTTTTTAAATGACAATCGTGCCTGGAAATCTTTGGGATTGCACAAACCATCCATAACAGACCGAATATTTGATGGAATCGCTCATATTATTACGTCCTTAAAAATCTGGCAGAATTTATTTCATCATGAAAACAATACCATTCGCAATGGCTGGTTGAACCACATCATCAATTACCTGGTCTGCAAGCGGTTTGGCCTGGAATACCATTACGATAAGTATCCTAAAACAAATTTGCTGGAAACGGTTTCAAAAATAATTCTCAACGAACTTAGCAAACGCGATCTTCAGAATTTTGAAGGTGGTTATACTTTAAATCCGCAAAAGCCCTTTTTCTTCGAGAACAGTCTTCTCTACGAAGAATGGGATCTGGGTAGTTTTAACCTGGATGTGAATGATGATGATATAAACCGGCAATAA
- a CDS encoding HAMP domain-containing protein, with translation MKIRAKLTLWVGFLFLLIMILVAVAVFYTNQISNDTQNILTDNYKTLEYSRQMLLTLDDISVSDSAIDVFESLLNKQQQNITEIGELELTTKLIKDFEKLKSSRYDSLLTLTMRKDLSNLMHLNMQAIERKSELAKESTTTATIMISVIGAFCFILAFTLLINLPSNIANPIKELTNSVKEIAAKNYSQRVHFEQHNEFGELAHSFNIMAEKLEQYNNSSLAKLMNEKRRIETLINNMHDPVIGLDESLRIIFINNEALNITGLKMDDVVGKPMQEIAVSNDLIRLLIQDLMNPVASIKQHKQTLKIFADNKESFFEKEIIPIYIVPAAESNTKHIGDVIILQNVTPFKELDSAKTNFIATVSHELKTPISSILMSLELLENDKIGEVNTEQRQLIQSVKEDSQRLLQIIGELLDLTQVETGKIQLHLQNTSPQVIIKYAVDAVKVQADQKNISLEIHCPDSIHSIQADPEKTAWVLTNLLSNAIRYSFENSKVVLSVEDLHPKICFSIQDFGQGIDTKYQEKIFDRYFQIPGSNSVGSGLGLAISKEFIEAQGGHISLQSEIGKGSTFSVFLNRA, from the coding sequence ATGAAAATCAGAGCTAAACTTACACTTTGGGTTGGTTTCCTGTTTCTTCTTATAATGATCCTGGTAGCTGTTGCAGTATTCTACACAAACCAAATTTCAAATGACACCCAGAATATATTGACCGATAATTACAAAACCTTAGAGTATTCAAGACAAATGTTACTGACACTGGATGACATTTCTGTATCCGATTCAGCCATTGATGTTTTTGAATCTTTGCTCAACAAACAACAGCAGAATATTACAGAGATTGGAGAGCTGGAATTGACAACTAAATTAATTAAGGATTTTGAAAAACTTAAATCATCAAGATATGATAGTTTGCTGACCCTTACGATGCGTAAAGACCTCTCGAATCTCATGCATTTAAATATGCAAGCTATTGAACGCAAAAGTGAATTAGCAAAAGAAAGTACGACAACAGCAACCATTATGATCTCCGTAATTGGTGCTTTTTGTTTTATATTGGCCTTTACGCTGCTTATTAATCTTCCATCTAATATTGCCAATCCCATCAAAGAGCTCACGAATAGCGTCAAAGAAATTGCAGCAAAAAATTATTCACAACGCGTGCATTTTGAGCAACATAATGAGTTTGGCGAACTGGCGCACTCCTTTAACATTATGGCTGAAAAATTGGAGCAATACAATAACAGCAGTTTGGCAAAGTTAATGAATGAGAAGAGACGCATCGAAACACTTATTAATAACATGCATGATCCTGTAATTGGTTTGGATGAAAGTCTTAGAATTATTTTTATCAACAATGAGGCGCTCAATATAACCGGTTTAAAAATGGATGATGTGGTTGGCAAGCCGATGCAGGAAATTGCTGTATCCAATGATTTGATACGTTTACTCATTCAGGATCTGATGAACCCTGTTGCCTCGATCAAGCAACATAAACAAACTCTTAAAATATTTGCGGACAACAAAGAGAGCTTTTTCGAAAAGGAGATCATTCCTATTTATATCGTACCCGCTGCAGAAAGTAATACCAAACACATAGGTGATGTGATTATTTTACAAAATGTGACACCATTTAAAGAATTGGATTCTGCCAAAACAAATTTTATTGCAACCGTTTCACATGAACTGAAAACTCCCATTTCATCTATCCTGATGAGCTTAGAACTTTTGGAAAACGACAAGATTGGAGAAGTCAATACAGAACAGAGGCAACTCATTCAAAGTGTAAAAGAAGATAGCCAGCGGTTATTACAAATTATCGGTGAGTTACTTGATCTAACGCAGGTTGAAACGGGTAAAATTCAGTTGCATTTGCAAAACACCTCCCCTCAAGTCATTATAAAGTATGCGGTCGATGCTGTGAAAGTCCAGGCTGATCAAAAAAACATATCTTTAGAGATTCATTGTCCGGATTCCATTCATTCTATTCAAGCAGATCCTGAGAAAACGGCATGGGTATTGACGAATCTCTTATCAAATGCCATTCGCTATTCTTTTGAAAATTCCAAAGTGGTTCTCTCTGTTGAAGATTTGCATCCTAAAATATGCTTTTCTATTCAGGATTTTGGCCAGGGCATTGACACAAAATATCAAGAAAAAATATTTGACAGGTATTTTCAGATACCAGGAAGTAACAGCGTCGGTTCTGGACTTGGACTCGCCATCAGCAAAGAGTTTATAGAAGCTCAGGGGGGTCACATATCTTTGCAAAGTGAAATTGGGAAGGGAAGCACATTTTCAGTCTTTCTCAATCGGGCATGA
- a CDS encoding sensor protein KdpD — translation MTEKEENVQHFLDLIKKSRRGKFKIYIGMSAGVGKTYRMLQEAHSLLRNGIDIKIGYIETHQREETHNLVAGLPVIPRRKLFYKGKELEELDVQAVINLRPEVVIIDELAHTNIQGSKNEKRWQDVLDILDAGINVISAVNIQHIESLNDEVKAITGIEVTERIPDKVLALADEVVNIDLTAGELIGRLKEGKIYQAEKIQTALNNFFKPEHILQLRELALKEVASQVERKVDLEVPRNVAFRHEKFLACISSNEKTAKNVIRKTARLASYYNAKWFVFYVQTPQENASKIPLDKQRHLINNFKLATELGALVIQEQSQNIPKAILEQAQKHYITTICLGKPHLSLIKIILATNIFNELLNNLSTSDIDLVILS, via the coding sequence TTGACAGAGAAAGAGGAGAATGTACAGCACTTTCTGGACCTCATTAAGAAATCAAGGCGAGGAAAGTTTAAAATCTACATCGGCATGAGTGCCGGAGTGGGAAAAACATACCGTATGCTGCAGGAAGCACATTCACTTCTTCGCAATGGAATTGATATTAAAATTGGTTACATCGAAACACACCAACGGGAAGAAACGCATAACCTGGTAGCAGGCTTACCCGTTATTCCGCGACGAAAGCTCTTCTACAAGGGAAAAGAGCTGGAGGAATTAGATGTTCAGGCAGTTATTAATCTCAGACCGGAAGTGGTTATTATTGATGAGCTGGCACATACCAATATTCAAGGCAGTAAAAATGAAAAGCGCTGGCAAGATGTATTGGATATTCTCGACGCAGGTATAAATGTCATCAGTGCAGTGAATATTCAGCACATCGAGAGTTTAAATGATGAAGTAAAGGCTATTACGGGAATAGAAGTAACCGAGCGCATTCCCGATAAAGTTCTGGCATTGGCCGATGAAGTTGTAAACATCGATCTTACGGCAGGAGAATTGATTGGTCGCCTGAAGGAGGGAAAAATTTACCAGGCAGAAAAAATTCAGACAGCGCTCAACAATTTCTTCAAACCTGAGCACATTTTGCAATTGCGCGAATTGGCTCTTAAAGAGGTCGCATCACAGGTTGAACGCAAGGTAGACCTTGAAGTGCCAAGAAATGTTGCCTTTCGACATGAAAAGTTTTTAGCTTGTATTAGCAGTAATGAAAAAACAGCTAAAAACGTAATTCGGAAAACGGCCCGGTTGGCTAGTTATTACAATGCAAAATGGTTTGTGTTTTATGTTCAAACACCGCAGGAAAATGCCTCCAAAATTCCTTTGGATAAACAAAGGCACCTCATCAATAATTTTAAACTTGCTACTGAATTGGGAGCTTTGGTTATTCAGGAGCAGAGCCAGAATATTCCGAAAGCTATACTCGAACAGGCACAAAAGCATTATATCACGACGATCTGCTTAGGTAAGCCACATTTAAGTCTCATTAAAATTATATTGGCAACGAATATTTTTAATGAACTTCTCAATAATTTATCAACATCAGATATCGATCTGGTCATTTTATCTTGA
- a CDS encoding K(+)-transporting ATPase subunit C: MKTNILPAILLTLLMAVFFCGIYTAAIYGISQWAPNHGKGEVILFDGKTYYKNIGQKFSDNKYFWSRPSAVGYNAAGSGGSNKGPSNPDYLTEVKARIDSILAHNPGLNPDEIPSDIVTASGSGLDPHISVQAANFQVKRIADVRGLPEEKIKQLILSNTESPVFGLFGTAKINVLQLNLELDHLK, from the coding sequence ATGAAAACAAATATCCTTCCAGCTATTCTGCTCACCCTTCTCATGGCAGTGTTTTTTTGTGGAATTTATACAGCAGCTATTTATGGTATTTCCCAATGGGCTCCAAATCATGGCAAAGGCGAGGTCATTCTGTTTGATGGAAAAACGTATTACAAAAACATTGGACAAAAATTTTCAGATAATAAATATTTTTGGTCACGACCTTCGGCCGTTGGATACAACGCTGCAGGAAGCGGTGGCAGTAACAAAGGACCTTCCAATCCTGATTATCTGACCGAAGTGAAAGCGCGCATCGATTCCATACTTGCTCACAACCCTGGCCTAAACCCGGATGAAATACCTTCTGACATCGTGACAGCAAGCGGTAGTGGACTTGATCCGCATATTTCTGTTCAAGCGGCAAACTTCCAGGTAAAGCGCATTGCAGATGTCCGCGGTTTACCGGAGGAAAAGATAAAGCAACTCATCCTTTCGAATACAGAATCTCCGGTTTTCGGACTCTTCGGGACAGCGAAAATAAATGTTCTTCAACTCAATTTGGAACTTGACCATCTTAAATAA
- a CDS encoding porin, whose product MIKGSNTLSSQAPAVVDELSNNLTISAYLETYYSYDVANPANHIRQPFVYSHNRHNEFNLNLGFLKMAYANDQVRANFAMMAGTYSNDNLSAEQGVMKNIFEANAGFKISGDKNIWIDAGIFASHIGFESAIGKDCWNVTRSILADNSPYYEAGAKITYASDNGKWTMSGLILNGWQRIYRRDGNHSPGFGHQLIYKPSSKITLNSSSFIGNDMPDSARQMRYFHNFYGQFQLNDKLGMIVGFDLGFQQESHGSSSYNKWYSPVLIMKFSPSDKLSLAARAEYYKDSNGVIISTGTPNNFATFGYSVNLDYLIHSNVLWRLEARGFSSKDKIFIRNGNQENSNYFLTTALAISF is encoded by the coding sequence ATGATAAAAGGATCAAACACCTTAAGCAGTCAGGCACCGGCGGTAGTTGATGAACTTTCAAACAATCTTACGATTTCAGCTTATCTTGAAACGTATTACAGTTATGATGTGGCCAATCCGGCAAATCATATTCGGCAGCCTTTTGTGTATTCGCACAATCGCCACAACGAATTCAATCTGAATTTGGGATTCCTTAAAATGGCCTATGCAAATGATCAGGTTCGCGCGAACTTTGCAATGATGGCAGGTACTTATAGCAATGACAATCTTTCGGCGGAACAAGGCGTAATGAAAAATATTTTTGAAGCCAATGCGGGATTTAAAATCTCGGGCGACAAAAATATTTGGATTGATGCCGGAATATTTGCTTCGCATATTGGGTTTGAAAGTGCTATAGGGAAAGACTGTTGGAATGTAACCAGAAGCATTCTTGCAGATAATTCGCCCTATTATGAAGCAGGTGCTAAAATTACCTACGCGAGTGATAATGGCAAATGGACCATGAGTGGCCTAATTCTCAATGGTTGGCAGCGCATTTATAGAAGGGATGGAAATCATTCTCCAGGCTTTGGTCATCAGCTTATTTATAAACCCAGCTCCAAAATTACATTGAACAGCAGTTCGTTTATTGGTAATGATATGCCTGATAGTGCAAGACAAATGCGATACTTTCATAACTTTTACGGGCAATTTCAATTAAATGACAAACTTGGAATGATTGTAGGTTTTGATTTGGGCTTTCAGCAGGAAAGCCATGGAAGCAGTTCTTATAACAAATGGTATTCTCCGGTTCTTATTATGAAGTTCAGCCCAAGCGACAAATTAAGTCTTGCTGCCAGAGCGGAATATTACAAAGATTCAAATGGAGTGATCATATCCACAGGAACGCCAAATAATTTTGCGACCTTTGGCTATTCAGTAAATTTGGATTATCTTATACATAGCAATGTCTTGTGGAGACTGGAGGCAAGGGGTTTTTCAAGTAAAGACAAAATATTTATAAGAAATGGGAATCAGGAAAACAGCAATTATTTTTTAACGACAGCATTAGCCATATCGTTTTGA
- a CDS encoding GAF domain-containing protein, whose translation MQAAATLSEEVVFEKLLEKLLMVVIENAGAQNAYFIRSRNNTLFVDASSKLQNAFTCEIKSIPIKTVDEISHAIIRKVFHTGEAIIIEDVSQDVMFNLDPQLKISKAKSVLCMPILSKGQLSGILYLDNDASSHVFTFARLELLKLLSGQMAVSLENAQLYQNLEQKVDERTATIAQQNAALEKEKHKTDSLLLNILPEEIANELKEIGYSKPKKHDEVTIMFTDFEGFTSMSEKLSPEEVVEIVDHHYKAFDKIVAKYNIEKIKTIGDAYMCVSGLPRYKPEHASNCILAAFEILEFVNKYNLQRQEHGLPFCEVRIGIHTGPVVAGVVGLHKFAYDIWGDSVNTASRMESSGAPGKINVSVATYEKTRDLFHFEYRGKITMKHKGELDMYFVTPNQ comes from the coding sequence ATGCAAGCTGCTGCCACGTTATCTGAGGAAGTAGTCTTTGAAAAATTACTCGAAAAATTGCTGATGGTTGTGATTGAAAATGCGGGTGCTCAAAATGCTTATTTTATCCGTTCTCGCAACAACACCTTATTCGTCGATGCAAGCAGTAAATTGCAAAATGCATTTACTTGCGAAATCAAATCGATACCTATTAAAACTGTTGATGAAATTTCACATGCCATTATCAGAAAAGTTTTTCATACCGGAGAAGCGATTATCATTGAGGATGTTTCTCAGGACGTTATGTTCAACCTGGATCCTCAACTAAAAATATCAAAAGCCAAGTCCGTATTGTGTATGCCCATTCTCAGTAAAGGGCAGTTAAGTGGCATCTTATATCTCGACAACGATGCAAGTTCACATGTGTTTACTTTCGCACGGCTGGAGTTGTTGAAATTGCTGAGCGGACAAATGGCAGTTTCACTGGAAAACGCACAACTCTACCAAAACCTCGAACAAAAAGTAGATGAACGTACTGCAACCATTGCCCAGCAGAACGCAGCTCTGGAAAAGGAAAAGCATAAGACAGATTCTCTTTTATTAAATATTCTCCCGGAAGAAATTGCAAATGAGTTAAAAGAAATTGGGTACAGCAAGCCTAAGAAGCACGATGAGGTCACCATCATGTTTACGGATTTTGAGGGTTTCACTTCAATGAGCGAAAAACTCAGCCCCGAAGAAGTCGTAGAAATTGTGGATCATCACTATAAAGCTTTTGATAAAATTGTTGCCAAATACAATATTGAAAAAATCAAAACCATAGGAGATGCCTATATGTGTGTGAGTGGTTTGCCCAGATATAAACCTGAACACGCATCGAACTGCATTCTAGCCGCATTTGAAATTCTTGAATTTGTAAATAAATACAATTTGCAACGCCAAGAACATGGACTACCCTTCTGTGAGGTAAGAATAGGAATCCACACCGGCCCTGTAGTAGCAGGCGTCGTAGGACTCCACAAGTTTGCTTACGACATCTGGGGTGATTCTGTCAATACCGCTTCGCGAATGGAAAGTAGCGGGGCTCCCGGAAAAATAAATGTATCTGTAGCCACTTATGAAAAAACCAGGGACCTCTTTCACTTTGAATACAGGGGAAAAATTACAATGAAACACAAAGGCGAACTGGATATGTATTTTGTTACTCCAAACCAATAA
- a CDS encoding MFS transporter codes for MNTTPPSKIFSIPVLVAALGYFVDIYDLQLFNIIGRESLEQGLKLPADQIARYDYILFLWQMGGMLLGGIVFGILGDKLGRKSVLFSSILIYSLANIANAFVTDITQYQAVRLIAGFGLSGELGAAITLVSEILDKERRGWGTMIIVSAGALGAVAGNLIAKQTEWQMSYIIGGVLGLVLLAFRVGTFESGMFDKLKKDRVQKGNFFMLFKNRAIFWKYLACILIGLPVWFVIGILVKFSGKYAAFLNIQEPVSVGDSIMYAYIGLSVGDFLSGWLSQVWRSRRKVVFAYLFFTLVLMVIYLYFKDISTSSFYFLTFALGLATGFWALFVSIASEQFGTNIRATATTTVPNFVRGAVIPITLSFNYLLEVYGIEAATWIVGGTCLLLSGISTWSLSETFAKDLDYYETS; via the coding sequence ATGAACACCACGCCTCCCTCCAAAATCTTCAGTATCCCGGTTCTCGTAGCTGCATTAGGTTACTTTGTAGATATATACGACCTGCAGTTGTTTAATATAATTGGAAGAGAGTCTCTGGAACAAGGTTTAAAATTGCCGGCAGATCAAATCGCGCGATACGACTATATTCTGTTTTTATGGCAAATGGGAGGAATGCTCCTGGGAGGTATAGTTTTCGGAATATTGGGCGACAAGCTGGGCCGAAAATCTGTTCTGTTTTCTTCCATTTTAATTTATTCGCTGGCCAATATTGCCAATGCATTTGTCACCGACATCACACAATACCAGGCCGTGCGTTTGATAGCAGGATTCGGACTCAGCGGTGAGTTGGGAGCAGCCATTACCTTGGTGTCAGAAATTCTCGATAAAGAACGAAGAGGCTGGGGTACGATGATCATTGTTTCTGCGGGAGCCTTAGGAGCGGTTGCCGGAAACCTCATTGCCAAACAAACCGAATGGCAAATGTCTTACATCATTGGTGGCGTTTTGGGATTGGTGCTGCTTGCATTCAGAGTAGGCACATTTGAAAGCGGCATGTTTGATAAGTTGAAAAAAGATAGGGTTCAAAAGGGCAACTTTTTTATGCTCTTTAAAAACAGGGCGATTTTCTGGAAATACCTCGCATGCATCCTGATCGGATTACCCGTTTGGTTTGTCATTGGCATTCTCGTAAAATTTTCCGGAAAATATGCAGCCTTCTTAAATATTCAGGAACCGGTCTCGGTAGGCGATTCCATCATGTATGCCTACATCGGGTTATCGGTTGGCGATTTCTTAAGTGGTTGGTTGAGTCAGGTCTGGAGAAGTCGTAGAAAAGTGGTGTTTGCCTATTTATTTTTCACCTTAGTACTCATGGTTATTTATCTGTATTTTAAAGACATCAGTACATCCAGTTTTTATTTTCTCACCTTTGCACTTGGGCTGGCTACGGGTTTCTGGGCTTTGTTCGTCAGCATCGCCTCTGAACAATTTGGCACCAACATTCGCGCAACCGCAACCACGACAGTTCCCAATTTTGTGCGGGGAGCGGTTATTCCCATTACGCTCTCTTTTAATTATCTGCTCGAAGTATACGGAATCGAGGCCGCTACCTGGATCGTCGGCGGAACCTGTTTGTTGCTGAGCGGGATTTCCACCTGGTCGCTCTCTGAAACCTTTGCGAAGGATCTCGATTATTATGAGACAAGTTGA
- a CDS encoding HD domain-containing protein yields MNIRKLKTFITSKLRKELPSKLSYHGLHHTMDVLNVCNHYIKRYNIAPEDAYLLRTASLLHDVGIISTYDGHEKASVVYAKELLPSFGYSVADIKRIGDMIMSTNIPQNPKNILEQIICDADLDYLGRSDVYPISQTLYKEFLAYNVITDEESWDRLQVKFLSKHYYHTEFAKKFRAPFKQLYLDGIKRKWGWE; encoded by the coding sequence ATGAATATTCGAAAACTAAAAACTTTCATCACATCAAAGCTCCGTAAAGAGTTGCCTTCGAAATTGAGCTATCATGGGCTACATCACACAATGGATGTGTTGAATGTTTGTAACCATTATATTAAAAGATACAACATAGCACCCGAGGATGCATATTTACTGAGGACTGCATCTTTACTACACGATGTTGGAATCATTTCGACTTACGATGGGCATGAAAAAGCCAGTGTAGTTTATGCTAAGGAACTGCTCCCTTCTTTTGGATATTCTGTAGCGGATATCAAACGCATTGGAGATATGATCATGTCCACTAATATTCCTCAGAATCCTAAGAACATTCTCGAGCAGATCATTTGCGATGCCGACCTCGATTACCTGGGTCGCAGTGATGTTTATCCCATCAGTCAAACGCTTTATAAAGAGTTTTTAGCTTACAATGTCATTACTGATGAAGAAAGCTGGGATCGCCTTCAGGTAAAATTTCTCTCGAAACATTATTACCATACAGAATTTGCTAAAAAATTCCGGGCTCCATTTAAACAGCTCTATCTGGATGGAATTAAGAGGAAGTGGGGGTGGGAGTAG